ATCAATTTTCTTTAAGTACTGTGCTATACAAAGCATGTTTTATCTTCTGATATGCCAAGTTATCTATAATCTCTAAAAGTGATTCAGCTGACTTGGCAACACCTTCCCACCTTCACCGAGAAAATCCATTCACGAGACAAAATCTACTGGAACTATTGCATAACTAGttccaaaaaataaaattgaattgtaTGCTTTGCTTATAAAAATTACATAGAACAAAAAATAAAACCAGTGAAACCATCCAAATACCGAAGATGTGCACATGCTCTCTTCAACAAAAATTATGTTAAATAGGTAAAGAAACTGGAAGAAGACAATAGCAGGGGCTACTAAAACTTCTCTGCCATTCTTGCCGTCACCGTTCTCAATTTTGAATAGACCTTACCTGCTGGAGATCCTAAAATAAGGCTGCACAAAGCATCTCTAGCAACTTTGATATTCAAGAAAGATCCCAAAATATGAATTCTTGAATCAGCAATCACAATTCTAGTCCTCGTTGAATTCTCAATTGCAAACTTTGTCTTTCCACCTTTCCCAGTTAACCTGCCGATTGCTCGAGAAAGATGCTCTCCACGGAGTGTTTTAACATCTTTAATCTCAAAGGATTCTACATAAAGGTCATCCAACCTCAAAAGTGCAATGGCATCAGGTACATCAAAACCAAGCATATAAGCATGGACAAAGTCAGCACATTTCTGCAGGTTACTGATTTCTGGGGTGTCTGGGCGTGTCTTTAATTCAACTCTACGGGCCTGAGTCAGAATCAAGGATATCAATGGAAGGAAATGCTACATGAAAGCAATCAATAAAGTAGAAAGAACTTTTTTAAGGAAATGGGCAAAGAAAGGTACCTTGATATTCATCCGAATGTCAATCTTCATCTGCTCATAAATAGGAGTGTAAATCTCCATCCAAATTTTCTTCAGAGGTGTAAAACGGTGAGGTGGAACAGACACTTTCCGAAATTCGGGGCGCCCACCAGATCTTTCATAAGCAGTCAACGGTTCAAATTGCGGCTTTGTGGGAGGGATGTCCGAAGCTCCATTGTGAATATTAGCCCTCCCTGAGGTACCCTCGGAATTTGTTTGTTCAATTGCCATAGCTTCGGGCTCATTTGACAATGCTTTATCCATCTTATTGCTGTGCTTGAAAAACCAACAAATTTAACAACAATCAAATGTCAAAGCATATGATCATAAGTTATAACATAGACTTactaattacatttacaaaatgagGATCGGGATTAAATGTTTGATGTGGAGCACTATGCAATCGATTTCAAGTTTTTTTTATCAACTAAAATGTACAAGAAGTTCACGTTAAAAAGAAAGGAACAAAAACATACACGCTGATGAAAACATTTTCAAGCTCTATTGCCTTCGCTGATAACATAAAATTTCTATGGCACTTGATAAAATTTTGGAGCACACCGTTTCAGGCAAGGAAAACTTCTTGTACTGAGAACCTCAGATAACAAGGTTGCCACGAATAGTTATAATACAGAAAATCTCAAATGGCTAACCCTAACTTCAGGTTTTTTCCATAACTACTACAAGGTAGCCAAAGATAATCCTGTATCCACAGATGTTTTTCAAAGTCAACTAATACAAGGCAGCCAAAGGTAATCCTGGATCCACAGCTAGTGATGTTACTAAATCATTATAGCATTATTGCTCTCTATCACATGCTCTGAGACCCTATATATATGCAGTGCAATGCACAATATATTCATAAATGTTGCTTTCTTTGTTTCCATTGATGTTCATTGTTCTCACTTGTCACTACCGTTCAGATCTAATACAAGTTTCGGTTAACTAAATTTTTTTCTGATGTGGCTCTTTCCAGAATTCTTTGGCTattgctttttgatttttctcgACTCTTTGTGTAATACATGTGTCTTTCATTTGGCGTGGTCTTAACATCTTTATTACTGCCTTGGCTGATCTCCTAGCCGTTGTTTTCTCTGTGAATGTGTCTTTGTTTCATTTATTGGAAAAGTCAAATATGGTTCTTAACATGTAATAACTTCTTGCTACCTTTTAAAACCTGTGGTCTTTATACCCTAGTATTTCTCTATTATAACTGAAAGTACCTTATAAAGTCCCAAAAGTCAGCTTTGTTCATTTGAGGACACTAAATTATTACCACTTATTTCTGAAAAATCTGACCTGTTTTGGGAATCATAACTTTGTACACATCTATAGGTTGTTGTGGTTCTTCGATATTTCAAGCATTTTTTATCATATCCGCAAACATTAACTAATTTAACTCTAACTGTATAAAACTGTGacttctttgaaagacaaaactcgTGCACTCAAACACCCTTCAAACTTCTTATATGCATTCTCTTGTTGCTCACTCATACTTGATTCCCAGCTTTATTAAAACTGTGCTTACTGACATAACATGCAATTCACAATACCTAATGATCAACCATCTTGACCAAAGGACTAGTGGGGGTATTGTTCTTGACTTTGAATATAGCAGGTAGTCACATGAGTACATATTCTCAGCTTTATATAATAACAACATAAAATTCTAAATTCCCCACTTCATTCATGTTTTTCTGAATGATATTGTGACTTACATGCTTTAAGTAAGGTGATATTTTGCTTCGACGTTACTATTTTTTATCCAAAGCTTTTTTCTTCCGATATCCATTGTTCTCACTTCTCACAACTGTTCAGCTCCAACACAACTACACTTGACTCACTTCGTACTGTAGTTTTCAGTTATTCAAACTTTTGGTTTGACTGTTTCACTTGCTCTTAACCTCTGGCTTGTTATTTCACTGATCTTCGGACAGACACTTTTCTGCTAATGTGCTTTAGTTTTCCTTTTTGGGCATTCTAATATGGTTCTTAACCTGTATTGACTCACTACTCCACAGCATCTTCCTACGTCTAATACTAGCTCgtgttttcttttgtttcctttttagCTGAGTCTAAAAGatcagagatatatatatatatccattatttGATAAAATTATGTAAttcaaatattataattatatataatatattaaaaaacaaTTATAAATCACTTTCAACACCAGACACATTGGTTATTATGTGGCACTGTTAAACATTAACACCTTTACAATTATACGGACTTTGGCTATAATCCAATATGTAGGTGTTGGAATTTAGTAGGCCTCTGATAAAACTTTAATTACAAGATTTAGTTGGTAGTGAAATCCATGAATAATAGCAATAATAATAGCTGGCTTGCATTCTCCCTCTCACCTCACCCAGGCAGTAGAAGCTGGAGGTCATGGTGATTCTCCTCATGACTCCCCTGCACAGTCAGCCTTCAGTAGCTTCTGTAATTTGCATGCTTCATTAAAGATGCCTTGTTCAACTATCACAGCTATGGAGAAAACGGAGGGGGCCCATCTTACGCTACTATGCCCTTGAGGTTTGATGCTTTTCTCTGCATCATGGAGGTCCTCA
This genomic stretch from Cryptomeria japonica chromosome 8, Sugi_1.0, whole genome shotgun sequence harbors:
- the LOC131071286 gene encoding uncharacterized protein LOC131071286; the encoded protein is MDKALSNEPEAMAIEQTNSEGTSGRANIHNGASDIPPTKPQFEPLTAYERSGGRPEFRKVSVPPHRFTPLKKIWMEIYTPIYEQMKIDIRMNIKARRVELKTRPDTPEISNLQKCADFVHAYMLGFDVPDAIALLRLDDLYVESFEIKDVKTLRGEHLSRAIGRLTGKGGKTKFAIENSTRTRIVIADSRIHILGSFLNIKVARDALCSLILGSPAGKVYSKLRTVTARMAEKF